One window of Channa argus isolate prfri chromosome 4, Channa argus male v1.0, whole genome shotgun sequence genomic DNA carries:
- the pou3f3b gene encoding POU domain, class 3, transcription factor 3-B isoform X2: protein MATAASNPYLPSNSILSSGSIVHSDSGGGGMQPGSAAVTSGSGGYRGDPSVKMVQSDFMQGAMAASNGGHMLSHAHQWVTSLPHAAAAAAAAAVAAAEAGSPWSSSPVGMTGSPQQQDVKNSGRDDLHTGTALHHRPPHLAPHQTHAGAWGSTTAAHINSISGGQQQQQSLIYSQPGGFTVNGMLSPGSQSLVHPGLVRGDTPDLDHGSHHHHHHHQHPHHQHHGGVNSHDPHSDDDTPTSDDLEQFAKQFKQRRIKLGFTQADVGLALGTLYGNVFSQTTICRFEALQLSFKNMCKLKPLLNKWLEEADSSTGSPTSIDKIAAQGRKRKKRTSIEVSVKGALESHFLKCPKPSAQEISTLADNLQLEKEVVRVWFCNRRQKEKRMTPPGVAQTPEDVYSQGQFLVDYLKDASEASDQRVTTTSSFHQVILAH, encoded by the exons ATGGCCACCGCGGCTTCCAATCCTTATCTGCCCAGTAATAGCATCTTATCGTCCGGCTCCATCGTGCACTCTGATTCCGGGGGTGGTGGCATGCAGCCGGGCAGTGCTGCGGTAACCTCTGGGTCCGGGGGCTACAGGGGAGACCCCTCGGTCAAGATGGTACAGAGTGACTTTATGCAAGGCGCGATGGCAGCGAGCAACGGGGGCCACATGCTGAGCCATGCCCACCAGTGGGTGACATCCCTGCCGCACGCCGCAGCGGCCGCGGCAGCAGCCGCTGTCGCTGCAGCTGAAGCCGGATCGCCCTGGTCGTCGAGCCCCGTCGGGATGACGGGCAGCCCGCAGCAGCAGGACGTGAAAAACTCCGGCAGAGACGATCTGCACACGGGCACCGCGCTGCACCACAGGCCCCCTCACTTAGCACCCCACCAGACTCACGCCGGGGCTTGGGGGAGCACGACCGCGGCTCACATTAACTCCATATCCggggggcagcagcagcagcagtcgcTGATTTACTCCCAGCCGGGGGGGTTCACTGTGAACGGGATGCTGAGTCCGGGGAGCCAAAGCCTGGTGCACCCGGGCTTGGTGAGGGGGGACACCCCGGATCTTGACCACGGGAgccatcaccaccaccatcaccaccagcaTCCGCATCACCAGCACCACGGCGGCGTCAACAGCCACGACCCGCACTCGGACGACGACACGCCGACCTCAGACGACCTGGAACAGTTCGCCAAGCAGTTCAAACAGCGGAGGATCAAACTGGGCTTTACGCAGGCGGACGTCGGCTTGGCTTTGGGCACGCTGTATGGGAACGTTTTCTCTCAGACCACCATTTGCAGATTCGAGGCTCTGCAGCTCAGCTTCAAAAACATGTGCAAGCTCAAGCCTTTGTTAAACAAGTGGCTTGAGGAGGCCGACTCGTCCACCGGCAGCCCCACCAGCATCGACAAGATCGCGGCGCAGGGGAGGAAGCGAAAGAAGCGCACATCCATCGAGGTGAGCGTCAAGGGGGCTCTGGAGAGCCACTTCCTAAAGTGCCCCAAGCCTTCGGCCCAGGAGATCAGCACGCTGGCGGACAACTTGCAGCTGGAGAAAGAGGTGGTTAGAGTGTGGTTTTGCAATAGGAGACAGAAGGAAAAACGGATGACGCCCCCAGGAGTGGCACAGACGCCGGAGGATGTGTACTCTCAG ggGCAATTTTTAGTAGATTACTTAAAAGATGCAAGTGAAGCGAGCGACCAGAGGGTGACAACCACAAGTTCATTCCACCAGGTAATTTTGGcgcattaa
- the pou3f3b gene encoding POU domain, class 3, transcription factor 3-B isoform X1: protein MATAASNPYLPSNSILSSGSIVHSDSGGGGMQPGSAAVTSGSGGYRGDPSVKMVQSDFMQGAMAASNGGHMLSHAHQWVTSLPHAAAAAAAAAVAAAEAGSPWSSSPVGMTGSPQQQDVKNSGRDDLHTGTALHHRPPHLAPHQTHAGAWGSTTAAHINSISGGQQQQQSLIYSQPGGFTVNGMLSPGSQSLVHPGLVRGDTPDLDHGSHHHHHHHQHPHHQHHGGVNSHDPHSDDDTPTSDDLEQFAKQFKQRRIKLGFTQADVGLALGTLYGNVFSQTTICRFEALQLSFKNMCKLKPLLNKWLEEADSSTGSPTSIDKIAAQGRKRKKRTSIEVSVKGALESHFLKCPKPSAQEISTLADNLQLEKEVVRVWFCNRRQKEKRMTPPGVAQTPEDVYSQVGNGQFLVDYLKDASEASDQRVTTTSSFHQVILAH, encoded by the exons ATGGCCACCGCGGCTTCCAATCCTTATCTGCCCAGTAATAGCATCTTATCGTCCGGCTCCATCGTGCACTCTGATTCCGGGGGTGGTGGCATGCAGCCGGGCAGTGCTGCGGTAACCTCTGGGTCCGGGGGCTACAGGGGAGACCCCTCGGTCAAGATGGTACAGAGTGACTTTATGCAAGGCGCGATGGCAGCGAGCAACGGGGGCCACATGCTGAGCCATGCCCACCAGTGGGTGACATCCCTGCCGCACGCCGCAGCGGCCGCGGCAGCAGCCGCTGTCGCTGCAGCTGAAGCCGGATCGCCCTGGTCGTCGAGCCCCGTCGGGATGACGGGCAGCCCGCAGCAGCAGGACGTGAAAAACTCCGGCAGAGACGATCTGCACACGGGCACCGCGCTGCACCACAGGCCCCCTCACTTAGCACCCCACCAGACTCACGCCGGGGCTTGGGGGAGCACGACCGCGGCTCACATTAACTCCATATCCggggggcagcagcagcagcagtcgcTGATTTACTCCCAGCCGGGGGGGTTCACTGTGAACGGGATGCTGAGTCCGGGGAGCCAAAGCCTGGTGCACCCGGGCTTGGTGAGGGGGGACACCCCGGATCTTGACCACGGGAgccatcaccaccaccatcaccaccagcaTCCGCATCACCAGCACCACGGCGGCGTCAACAGCCACGACCCGCACTCGGACGACGACACGCCGACCTCAGACGACCTGGAACAGTTCGCCAAGCAGTTCAAACAGCGGAGGATCAAACTGGGCTTTACGCAGGCGGACGTCGGCTTGGCTTTGGGCACGCTGTATGGGAACGTTTTCTCTCAGACCACCATTTGCAGATTCGAGGCTCTGCAGCTCAGCTTCAAAAACATGTGCAAGCTCAAGCCTTTGTTAAACAAGTGGCTTGAGGAGGCCGACTCGTCCACCGGCAGCCCCACCAGCATCGACAAGATCGCGGCGCAGGGGAGGAAGCGAAAGAAGCGCACATCCATCGAGGTGAGCGTCAAGGGGGCTCTGGAGAGCCACTTCCTAAAGTGCCCCAAGCCTTCGGCCCAGGAGATCAGCACGCTGGCGGACAACTTGCAGCTGGAGAAAGAGGTGGTTAGAGTGTGGTTTTGCAATAGGAGACAGAAGGAAAAACGGATGACGCCCCCAGGAGTGGCACAGACGCCGGAGGATGTGTACTCTCAGGTCGGCAAT ggGCAATTTTTAGTAGATTACTTAAAAGATGCAAGTGAAGCGAGCGACCAGAGGGTGACAACCACAAGTTCATTCCACCAGGTAATTTTGGcgcattaa